In Paenibacillus sonchi, the genomic stretch GACAATTTCGCCTATGGCCTCTTCCCAACTGATCGGCGTGAAAGAACCGCTTCCCTTCGGCCCTGTACGGCGAAGGGGCTGCAGCAGCCGCTCGGGATGATGCACCCGTTCGGCCATATGCCGCACCTTGTTGCAGATCGCCCCTTTGGTCACCGGATGCTCGGGGTTGCCCTCCACCTTAATGATTTTGCCATTCTGCTTATGCACTAGAAGTCCGCATGTGTCGGGGCAATCCAGCGGGCATACCGCCGGAAAAACCCCATCTCCGCTGTAACTCATGGGCTGCAGTCCTCCTTTGTTGCTTGAATATGTATATTCTATAACCGCATTTGCTCCACGTAAAGAAAATAGGCGGGAACAAACTGATTCGTTCCAAGTATGCCTGGGTAATAGAGCATATGAAACACTCCCTATGAATTCGCCGTGAGCCCGATTTCGTTCCCCCGAGTCGGATATGCACGGCGAATTTTGTTGTAGACCGGAACAACAAATAAAAACACCCCCCGGAGATTTCCAGAGAGTGCTGATGGGCCGCCAGACCTGGGCAGGCCAGCAGGTTATGCGTGTTTTTTTACACCGGCAGCAGAAATGCCTTCCACCGGTTGAACAGCCGCCGGCGCTTTGCGCAGGTACGCCATCCAGTAAGCGAATGCGACGAAGATTGCACCGCCTGTGAGGTTCCCGAGCCAAACCGGGACAAAATTGCTGAAGTACTGGGACCAGGTGAAATGTCCTTCAAATATGGCAGCAGGGATAAGGAACATGTTGGCTACAACGTGCTGGAAGCCGATGGCCACAAAGGCCATGGTCGGAAACCAGATTCCGAGGATTTTACCGCTGAAGTTATCCGCTCCGTAAGAGAGCCATACGGCCAGAGCAACGAGCCAGTTACAACCGATACCGGATACAAACGCCTGCAAAAAGGTGGCATCGATCTTGTGTCCGGCCATATCCACCAGTTTGTCCAGATACACGCCGTCTGCGGTGAGGCCGACAATGTGGCCGAAGAAATATGCGACGAACAAGGCGCCTGCGAAGTTACTGATGGTAATCAGCACCAGATTCTTAAGCATTTCCCAGAATGAAATCTTCTTGGACATAAATGCCAGCGGCACCGCCATCATATTGCCTGTCAGCAGTTCCCCTCCGGCCAGCAGCACCATGATCAGACCTACCGGGAACACGGAAGCCCCGATAAAATTCGCAATGGAGCCCCATTCCTTCGGTGCGCCTGCAATAACGCGAATGTCCAGCAAAAATCCGAGCGCGATAAACGCTCCCCCCAAGAAGCCAAGAATAAGTACAGTGCTGAGCGGATTGTGTGCCTTCTTAATTCCGTTCTCCACCGTGACTTCGGCAATCCCCTGCGGTTTGTTATAAGCCATGATTCCTATCCCCTTTTAATACTTAAAATTTGTTCCTTTATGCCATTGTAGCGTGTCAACTAAGACAATTACGTGATAAAAATCACTTATGTAAAAACTAAGTGAAACTTTTCACTGACATGTCAAATTTACCACAAAAGTATCCAATGCGGAATGTTTTTATTCAAGTGGAAGCGGCCAGTCCGCCAAAAAAATACATTTGTGCCGGGGCGCACCAAAAAACCGGAGCCTTCATTCGGCTCCGGTTATGGGGATGGCTGCAGGGTTAGACCGATACAGTTTCTTTATG encodes the following:
- a CDS encoding formate/nitrite transporter family protein: MAYNKPQGIAEVTVENGIKKAHNPLSTVLILGFLGGAFIALGFLLDIRVIAGAPKEWGSIANFIGASVFPVGLIMVLLAGGELLTGNMMAVPLAFMSKKISFWEMLKNLVLITISNFAGALFVAYFFGHIVGLTADGVYLDKLVDMAGHKIDATFLQAFVSGIGCNWLVALAVWLSYGADNFSGKILGIWFPTMAFVAIGFQHVVANMFLIPAAIFEGHFTWSQYFSNFVPVWLGNLTGGAIFVAFAYWMAYLRKAPAAVQPVEGISAAGVKKHA